The nucleotide window ccccagtgtggaTCCTCTGATGCTTCATGAGGTTGGGCCTCTGATTGAACGTCTTCCCGCACTCATCGCAGCGGTAGGGGATCTCCCCGGAGTGCATCCTGCGGTGATTGATGAGTTCGCAGCTCTGGTggaaggctttcccacactcgTCGCACTTGTAGGGCTTCTCTTCGCTGTGCAGCCGCTGGTGCTTGGCAAGGTTAGCACTGTacctgaaggctttcccacagcaACCACAATAATGCAATTTTTTCCCAATAGGAATTTCGTGATCTTCTTTAACAACTAAATTTGCAGTGAAAACTTCCCCTAAATCACgaactatatttgtttttttggacCTGTGTACACGCTTATGGTTATTAAGGTATGATCTCTGTTCAAAACTTTGCTCACATATATCGCATTTGTGAGGTCTCTGATCAGCGAGAGGGCTTGACCCCAACCTGAGGTTTCCCCCACACTCCAGGCCACTCTCCTTGTTGGCCAGTGTGACTGGCCTGGGGCCTCTCTGCTCCACAGGCCCGTCCATGTTCCCCTCTGGCTCCCTGACATGCTTACAGGCTTCTCCCGGCTCAGGTCCCTGGAGAACACTCCCCCTGAGTTGGTCCAGTTCTTCCCCATAGAGCATCTCGCCTGAAGTCAACTCCTGGTTCTCACTCCTGGTCCCATGAGCTGAAACAACAAATGGAACACCTCAGGATCACCTGTTCTGACTCTGGAAGGAAGGTATAAAGATGCTGCTGACCACCTGTGGAGTACCATCTCCACCATCTCCAAAGTCACAACAACACCATCTCCAAAGTCTTGCAGACATGAGAGCCTGGAGCCCAGAGGCTTAAAAGCCTCACCCAGGGCTGCAATCTCGCGGCAGCACAAGCATACGCCCAACTCTTAACACCCACACCATTCCTGCCTGCCTTCTGCCCACAAAGCCTGCTTGGTTGGGACTGCAGGATACCTGTCCTCATCACAAAAGGACAGAAGATGGAAGCTTCATAGCATCATGGAAACCAGAGCAAGGAGGGGTCCCAAAAGTCATGAAGGATATCTgacaaagaaattaaagctgagcGAGTGTAAGGCTGCCTAACAACAGCTAATCCACCCCAAAATCCATGGTGGGAAAACCAGCTGCCTCCCCAgaagggcagagagcagagctcATGCCAACTGAGGAGGAGAGGATAGAGCACACAGAGGCTGGGTCCCTCAGCCCTCCCTAGCAGGCCACGCCCATTCCCAGGGCTCTTCCCAGGGGCCTGAGAGGCCACCCCGGGAGCCACCAGCACCTTAAACTCAAGATGCAACAAGGGATGCCCTCAAGTCTGAGGCCCATGTCTCCACCCTTTCTTCCCTGACAAGGCACACAGTAACTCCACTTGCAGGAATACACTCAACAAAAATGCATTCTCTGTGagccaagacacacacacacacacacacacacacacacggccccaAAATGGGGACAACCAAATGCCCTGCAGAAGTACAATGGAAAAAACTTGTGGTGTGTTCAAGACAGAACAGCGAACAGACAGAACAAACTCCATACAACATGGCAGGTTCACCACATGCAGGTGCCCCGCAGGAGTCAGAGAGAAGGGCTGGTAGGGAGCAGTGAGAAATGACTGAGGAGGCCCTGTGGGCTCCCAGGGAACTAGATATGTTCTCTATTTTGATCTGGATGATGGATTTTCATAAAAATCGACTGAGCTGTAAATAGGGTCTGTCCCATTTCTGTAAGTATTTATACTTGAATAAACAAATTTACAAACGTGAAATTCAAGTTCTTTGAGCCGAAAGTTCCTTCCTAGGACATCAGCAAGACACCTGCAAAAAGTCACTCATCAGCGTTCTCTGTGGCAATGAACCCAGAGGACACCATTCCCCACAGCACTTCCACTGAGAGCAGTGACCGCAGCTCGTGTGCACAGAAATGGAAATGCATTCAGTGAAAAATCCAGCGACCCCACAATGCACACAGATCACTGCATTCCTATTAGGAAGCGATGTCTGTGTGTGGGTGCAGACCAGACTTCACTGGAAAAGGGACAGCAGGTACACACCGGAACACATTTGTATCTGGGTGCTAGGATCTGGGATGACGTGTACTCCCTCCCTTTCCTATAATGGCCTGAAATCATCTAGTAGGTTAACTCAGAAGAGGGCAAACGAAGCGATGTTCTCCATCGCTATGGCCCCGCCTGACGGTCTGACGCCCCTCGGAGGGCATGAGCTCTGGACAGCAGGGCTCCATGGAGTCCTGGGGGCCTGGCCTTCCTTCACAGCACACCCGAGTgccttcctcttttctcctccacCAACATTGCCCCTTCTTACCCTCCTACAAGATTCAGCTCAAGAATCACCCTGTAAATAAGCACTATACTGTGCTGCACAGGGAAACATAGCCATTACTTTGTAgcaactttaaatgaagtataacctgtAAAAATACTTAATCGCTAcatcgtacacctgaaactaacaatattgtaaatcaactatacttcagttaaaagaaAGAGTCACCCCACTGTGGCACCCAGGCTGGCAAAGGTGACCCGGGTTTCAGCAGAGGCCACTCCCAGGGCTACTGCGCTGGCCATAATGCATCTTCCTCCAAACTCATGAGTCGGCTGACACTACATATTGTAAACCCCCACGTGGACCCCCACTTGTTCAGCAAGTGAGTCGGGGAGTCAGCCCCGCTACGCACCTGAGCCATCGATGGTCGGTCCCTCTCTCCCCTGCACGTCCAGGACCCACGGCTCATCCCCTCGCTCCAACTGTGTAATCACCTCCGGCTTGGGGCCTGTAGGTCCAGCTCCTGGGAAGGAGACGAGGCCTGGGGTTGATGCCAAGGACACAGTGTGGGCTCACCCTGGGACTGGCGGGGGAGAGGACACACAGGTACAGGGGGTGATGTGAAATCTGGATACTCCCTGGAGGGGTGGACGTGGTCATGAAGATGAAGATCTGAGCACAGGGGACTCTCTCCACCAGGAGGTGCACCTACGttgggcctggggcagggaggcagTCTTATCCGGTGCTGGCGAACCCATCTCCACCCAGGGCCCTCCTCTGTGCAGAACAGGCCTGCCTGGGACCAGGGTCAGTGACACCCGTCTCTGGGCCCAGGGGATgaggcccccagcccagcccctgctgAGCCCTGAGTCCCCAGGACTGTTCCCTGAGTTGCATCCCAGAAAGGGGCCTCACCCAGCGAGACCAGGTTCCTGTAGGTTTCCAGCATCACATCCCTGTAGAGGCCCTTCTGAACAGGGCCCAAACGGCCCCACTCCTCCCTGGAGAGGAGCACGGCCACGTCCTCGAAGGTCACTTCAGCCTGCAACAACAAGAGCTGCTGCAGGCCCAAGCGTGGCTCAGGCTGGGCCCGGGCTAGAGAAGCAGCACAGGGGTGATCACAGGCCTGATCCCTCAGCGTGGCCCTAGGGGGTGACCTGACCCTTTGGCTGCTGAGCCAGCTCACTCAGGAAGGTTGGGGGATTCCCAGGGTCACCCTTCCTCTGCTCAGCGCCCCACAGCAGAGACGCCTGACAGTGTTTGCTGAGGCCAAGCAGACAAGGAAGCCCTGGGAGAAGACCTCACGCCTCCCAGGGAAGACAGATGCTCACCTGGGGCAGGGCAGACAGATGCAAAGCTGCCATTGCCTAGTACCCTGGGCTTCCCGGGAATGGAGGCAGGAGCCAGTCACTCAGGTgctgagggaagagagaagaacaTGTGGAGGTCCAGCCTGGCCCCTCCTGCAGCCGGCCTCAGTGCTCGGCCTCCCGGGCAGACTCTGCTTCCTGCAGACACGTACAACATTTCAGGTCATCTGCTCCTGGGCACCAAGTAGTCTCATTCAGGAGGAGGATGGAAACAGTCATTCACTttatatgaaagaataaagataACACATTAAGGGctgaggaagaaaaaggagtgaaaaaaaaaaaatcaatagaaggcATAAAGCAAAGTCAAAGATGAGGaggcaaaaaacacaaaactagtAGAAACAAGACCAATGGATGTGTAACAGATAGAAGTAAAAGGATTAAACTCACCTACTGGAAGCACAAGACTCTCCAATTAGATACACAAAATGAACCTATATAACCTAAAATAACACAGAAAGGCTAAATATAAAACAGACCAAAGAAACACTAATTAAAATAAAGCTATAATAGCTATATTTACCTTTTCTGTATCTTTAaagctctttattggagtatgacgTTTATACAGCAGAGTCGACAAATCGAACACACAGCTCGAGGGGCACGGCCCACAGAACCAGGCCCTGACAGCCCTGCCACTGCTGCAGGCTCTGCCTCCTTGCTGGCCTCCCAGGAGAACCTCTGCCTGGCTCCTGGCAGCACAGATCAGCGCCCTGTGGACTCTGTCAGAGGGGCTATGCCTTTTGCACTCTGTGCTGCCTTCTTCCCCTTAGCACGGTGTTTGCGAGCTGAACATGCTTTGCTGCATGTGCCTTAGCGATGTTTATACCAATCAAAACAAGACTGAAAGCAAAAATCATTATTAGGAACAAAAGCAGACACCGGgtattaataaaaggaaaaatccacCAAAAGCTGTAATTACAAACATGTGTATCTACAAACAAATCCTCGAAGTGTAGAAAACCAAAGCTAAGTGCAgtgccaaagagaaacatgcaaaCCCTCCCCTGGAATGAGAGATTTTATTAACACACTTCCCTCAGAAATGAGTGGATCAAATAGAGGATACTTACTTAAAACACAGAGAATACACTTTTTCAAAATGTACACTGAATATTATAAGAAATAACACATACCAGACAAACAAGAAAGTTTCAAAATAttccatggacttccctggtggtccagtggtaaagaatctgccttccaatgcaggggatgtgggtttgatcactgctcagagaactaagatcccacatgccacggggcaactaagcctgcgtgccacaacttctgagtcCACACGCCccggagcctgcgcgccacaactagaagacaaaacccacacaccacaactagagagaagcccacatgccgcaacaaagagcccgcacaccgcaacaaaagattccgcgtgccacagctaagaccaaacgcagccaagaataaaataaaataaataataaaaaataaaccttaaaaaatgtgtgtatatatatatatataaaaaaaacacaaaaaattccAAAGGCTGATATCATTTGGCAAACTTTCATATTGTTGTTCCACTAGAAGTATCTGATTTAAAAAAGGACCCCCCttcaagaaaaacacagaaatggaaattaaggtggaaatggaaacaaagattaCCTAAGGGAAACCTTAATGCACTTATTTTAACAAAGAGATTGAAATAATAATCTAAGCATTCAACAAGAAACCAGGCACAGAATAAGAAAGCaattcaaggaaagaaaatgaaaaaaaataaacacaatttaaagaaacagaaaataatctcaaccttggttctttgaaaatgctAATAAAATACACAAACGTCTGGCAAGTCCAAagtggggaaggggaaaagatggaaaagaaaatactatTAAGAACAAAAAAGGGAACACAACTCTACATACCACGCATAAGAGTAGTGGTTCTCAGAGTGCAGGCCAAGACCCTGGCACTCCTAGCACTCAAGTCTGTTTCATAACAACGCTAAGGGAACACAACAGAAGCATTAGCATTAGTCAGCGACAAGAGGCAGATGCTTGCTCCCTCACCCAGCTGCTATGTGACAGTGTACCAAAGACGCTAGCCAATGCATtaagtcacagaaaaagaaatacaagctaCAGTTCAGttgttaggactccgtgcttccactgcaagggacactggtttgatcccaggttggggaactaagattccacatgccaccacgcaaccaaaataaaaaagaagaagaagaagaaaaaagacaatctacatagaaaatccgaGAGTATCAACCCAGTGTTGGGATGATAAGAGTTCAACAGGATTGCCATATACAAGGTCAATAGACTAATTAATATCACTCCCATATACTAACAATCAGCAACCAAGAAAACAGCATTCTTAACAGCTACAAAAACTATACCGCACCTACGAAAtctaacaaaaaaaaagtaactttatgGACAAGATGATAAAACTTCATTGAAGGACACACacataaaaaaccaaaacctatggAGAAACAGACAACGTTCATAAACAGAAGGGCTCAATATCACAgaaatgtcagttctccccaaatgaATCTATTAATTCTGTACAAGCAAAACTGCAACGGGACATATCATGATATCTGACCAAAATGACTCTAAACATCACAAGAGTAATGATCTAATAAGATTAACCAAGGCAATGCCAAAGAAGAACTAAGGCAGAGCCATGCCCTACCAGatatcaagtctttttttttttttttataaatttatttatttatttattttattttttggctgcattgggtcttcgttgctgtgcgcgggctttctctagttgcattgagcgggggctactctttgttgcggtgcgcgggcttctcattgaggtggcttctcttgctgtggagcacaggctctaggcgtgcgggcttcagtagttgtggcacgtgggctcagtagttgtggctcgcaggctctagagcgcaggctcagtagttgcggcacacgggcttagttgctccatggcatgtgggatcttcccgggccagggctcgaacccgtgtcccctgcactggcaggcggattcttaaccactgagccaccagggaagtcctcaagtcTTATTATAAGGCTGTGGTAATAAAAGTGAGATACAGCTGTCCCTAGGTGTCCACGC belongs to Balaenoptera ricei isolate mBalRic1 chromosome 17, mBalRic1.hap2, whole genome shotgun sequence and includes:
- the ZNF34 gene encoding zinc finger protein 34 isoform X1; the protein is MAALHLSALPQAEVTFEDVAVLLSREEWGRLGPVQKGLYRDVMLETYRNLVSLGAGPTGPKPEVITQLERGDEPWVLDVQGREGPTIDGSAHGTRSENQELTSGEMLYGEELDQLRGSVLQGPEPGEACKHVREPEGNMDGPVEQRGPRPVTLANKESGLECGGNLRLGSSPLADQRPHKCDICEQSFEQRSYLNNHKRVHRSKKTNIVRDLGEVFTANLVVKEDHEIPIGKKLHYCGCCGKAFRYSANLAKHQRLHSEEKPYKCDECGKAFHQSCELINHRRMHSGEIPYRCDECGKTFNQRPNLMKHQRIHTGEKPYKCGECGKHFSAYSSLIYHQRIHTGEKPYKCNDCGKAFSDGSILIRHRRTHTGEKPYECKECGKGFTQSSNLIQHQRIHTGEKPYKCNECEKAFIQKTKLVEHQRSHTGEKPYECNDCGKVFSQSTHLIQHQRIHTGEKPYKCGECGKAFHNSSRLIHHQRSHHGEKPYKCTDCKKAFSQGTYLLQHRRIHTGEKPYTCSECGKAFRHSSNMSQHQRIHLREDFSP